The DNA window CGCGAGGGTGTGCGGAGCCGCGCTGCGTAGAGGCAGAGGCAGAGGCAGAGGCCCTACGCCGAGTTCATCGACACGTCGGCCCCAGAACGGCTGGTCGCCCAAAACGGGGCAAATTAGTGTGGGCTTCCCGGCGCGAAGCCCGGCCGCCGTCGTGCCGGAACCTCCGTGGTGGACGACGGCGTCTACTCGCGGGAACAGCCAATTGTGCGGCACGTCGTCGACGAAGACGTCATCCGCTGATTGAGCAGCAAGTGAGCCCCACCCGGTTGCGAGCACGGCACGCACCCCAGCTTCCCGGAGGGCGTGCAGCACGATTCGACCGCGCTCTTCAGCTTTTGCCCCGAACCCCATACTGCCAAAACCGACGTAGACGATGGGCCGCCCTGCCTGGAGAAAGCCGAGGAGATCTCTGGGCGGCTCCCATGTCGAGGTAGTTTCCCGGAACCAGTAGCCGGTGACGTGCGCCGTGGCGGGGTAGTCGCTCGGTACCGGGACAACGTGACGGCTGAATGGGTACAGCACGGGTGCACGATCACCGCCCCGCATCGTCAGGTAGTCGCTGAGGCGGCTCATCCGCGGCAGCCCCAGCCGTTCACGTCGGAACCTGTTGATCATGTCGCCGTACGCCAGCGCCGTGAAACGGTTGAACTGGTATGTGAGCCGGTTGACCCGCACGGAAGCGCGCGCGCGAGAAACGGTATGGGAAAGGCATTCGTCGGCGTAAGAAACGGAAGCGGAAGCGACGCAACAAAAGGAACACCCAGCCGTTCAGCGAAATGAGGTCCCCCCCAGAGCTTTCGGGTGCGCGGCAACGATGGTCGGACGGAACCGTTGGGCAATCTCCCACTGTTCGTCGAGTGACGTACGCATCGCCGCAGACATCTGTCGAGCAAGCGTCAGGGCCTGCGCCGGACCGCTCAGCTCGCTCATACCGGCGCGCATGACCCGGTCCATCGCGGTCGCCATTGGTTCGAACTTGACGCCGAAGGAGACGGCGCCTCGGTACGGTTCGGGGGCCGCAAGCATGGCAACGTGGCCGGACGTGCTGAGTCGTTCGGCGAGGGCGGCGAACGGGTCGATGTCGCCTCGGGTGCCGAAGGTGAAGATGAGAACTCACATTGCTGAATCCAATCGTCGATTACTCGCCGACCAGGCTTCCCGGCACTCCCAGGCCGACTCTAAAACGCAGGGAGGTCAACGTTACGCCCGGGGTTAGACTGCGAAGTGCGGCCCACGCCTCGACCGGCGCTCTGGATACCCCCGTCCAGATATTGGTGGCTGGGGATCAGGGCGAACTCTTCGGGAGGGCTCGCGGCGATTCAACCGGGACGGTCTGCGTTTTGCGCGGCTGTTCCCCTGAGGAAGAACGCCCCAAGCGTTCCTGCCAGGGTGGCGAATACGGCCACGGAGTAGAGCGCGAGAAGGATATGGATAACGCGTGGGAAGCCGTCTGTGGGAGTGAGCCCCGTACCGGTGACCGTGGTGAGCGCCGCTTCGTAGAGGGCATCGGCGTAGTTTTCGTAGTATCCGCCTGCATACAGGAGCTGACTCGAACCGAGCGCCACTACTGCCGTCACGGCCAGAAGCCAACCGATCCTGCTGCTCAGAAGTCGCCCCGCCGAACGCGTTCCGCGGACGCTCGCCGAAACGATCCCACCCATACGGCTGAGGCGAGCCACTCGAATGAGTCGCAATCCCTGTAACGCGCGGAAGAACCGGAGGAAGGGCACGAGCAGGAAGACCACCTGCCACCAGTTCCGTCTCCAAAACGCTCGCTGAAACCGGGCGATATACGCTCGCAGAAGAAATTCGGCAACGAAGACGCCCCAGAGTAACCACCCGGCGACCGACAGCCCGGTCAGAATTGCATCGTCTGTGGCGAGGAGCTGACCCAGGATGACGAAGAGGAAGACCACTCCGAGTATGCCCATGGGCTTGTCGAGGGACCGAGCGAACAACTCCGCTCGAGTGAACTCCTCGTCTTGATCGGCGAGGTCTTTCGGTACATCAGGGATGGCTGGTCACTCCTTCCATCGCCGATCCATCTCCGTACTTGTCGGAGGTGATGACGCTCATCTTGCCGTTAGTTTCGAGAATGACGGCCGCGATCTGCGAAAGGTCTCCACATCCGCTTTCCCGAATCGCCTGATGGATTTCGGACGTGGTGAGCCGGTTCCGGCGCATCGCGTCGTCCTGCAAAATTCCCTCGCGCAAGAGCACAACTGGCTCAGCGGCGATGGCTTTCCGGGCGCGCGGCCAGCGAGTGGAAATCCGCGCCACCAGGAATTGGAGCAGGGCGAGCATCGCGAGGGCAGCGAACCCTTCGGCCCACGCGACGTCGGAGCTGAGGAGAATCGTTGCCAGCGTCGAACCGAGCGCGACGGTCACGACGAAGTCGAAGGCGTTGAGCTGACTGAGGGTCCGTTTCCCGGACACCCTCAGCACCACGACCACCGTCAGATAGGAGGCAGAACCCACGACTAATATCCGGACGATGTCTGCCCAGGAATCAAACCACATGTGAACGTCTCCTCGGTACTGCCCGATTTGTGAGCGATGACGAGGTGCCGTCGCCGTAGGGAGACAGTACGCTGGCTCGCCGATTCGGGACAGGGGATTGCACCCAACCGCGGTTCGAGCCCGAGGTGCGCAACTGCTTGCCCCGCCATCCAGCCTGTGGGGTATTGTCCGAAAGATGATTCCCACATCACCTGGGTGCGCGCTTAGGTCTCATCGTCCGTGGCGTTCGGCATGAAGCGCCGGGCGGGGTCGAGCGAGGTCAGGGACTCGCTCCGAACTCAACTCTGGCCAGTGCCGCTTGCAGCCGCTATCGCCGCCGTCGTTTTGGGCCAGTTTCTGCCGTTTCTCGACCGCCAGCTCGAGAACAACCTGTCCGATGCTGTGTCTGGGCTTCTCTTCGGCGGCGGCCCAGAGGCAGCCCAGGCGCTGATGCAGACCATCGCTGGTTCCCTGGTCACGGTCACATCATTGACCTTCTCGCTCACCGTCGTGACCCTTCAATTAGCGAGTAGCCAATTCTCGCCCCGCCTGCTGAGAACCTTTTCCCGCGACCGATTCGTGCACACAACGCTCGGGCTGTTCCTCGCAACGTTCCTCTTCTCCCTGACTGTCTTACGCAGCATCCGGTCTGAGACCAGCGAGGGGGACGGATTCGTTCCCAAAATTTCCATCACTCTAGCTTTTGGTCTGACGGTGGCGAGCGTCATCGCGCTGGTGTTCTTTCTCGGACACCTCGCCACACAAATTCGTGTCGAGACAATGATGCGTGACGTGCACAGTGAAGCAGACGAAGCAATCGCTCGCATCTTCCCTGAGGACGGGAGCCCTGAGCCGGAACCAGTGCTGTCACCAGAGTGGGATGCCGCGCACATCGAGAGCCCTGTATCCGGGTTCTTGTTGGGGGTTGATGTCAAAACCGCGCTTGCGGCAGCCATTGAGAGTGACACCTTCGTCGTTATTGACGCGGTTCCCGGGGCATCTCTGATCGCGGGAGTCCCATTTGCGCGGGCATGGGCGCTCGATCGGGCACCAATCGATGACGAGCGTAAATCGGTACTCAGCCTCGGTCTTGGCTCAAGCCTTTCGACGGGATTCGAGCGGACATCGACGCAGGATGCCGGATTTGGGCTGCAGCAGTTGCTTGACGTCGCTAGTCGCGCTCTCTCTCACGGCGTGAACGACCCGACCACGGCCGTTCACGCGATCGGGCACATCTCTGCGCTTCTTTGCTCTCTCGCCGGCCTTCGGACTGGACCGAAGTTCCACGCCGACGAGGAGGGCCGGCCACGCGTTGTCGTTGGCTACCCAACATTTGAGGACCTGCTCGACCAGGCGATGGTCCAGATGCGGACGTATGCACTGGACGACCCGAGGACTGCGGGGAGAGTCGTTCGGATGTTGCGTGAACTGAGTTGGGTGGTGCGTCAGGGCCCGCAGAGCGCTGCGCTCGGCCTGGAGCTCGACTTGCTCAGAGCAGAAATCACGACCGCGCACGTATCGCCGCAAACAAAGGAGCTGCTGCTGAGGGACTGCGCTGCTGTCACCGCGGCGAGCAGAGGTTCGTGGCTCTCGCCCTGAGGGCTCGAGTGCGCGCCTGAGTAGCCGAGCAGCGCTCGGTCCGTTGCATCCATGCCACGGTAAACGCCTGGCGGCCTTCCCGAAGTGCGACGTTTCTTTCGGACTTACCGCACCCGCGCGGCGGCGAACTGCAGTCGCGGGTGGGCGTAGAACTCCTGGGCCTCAATGAGCTGGAGTTCACGTTGCCCCGACTTGTAGGTGAGCTCGATCAGGTCGAACACGCTTGACGCGGTGCGCTCGAGAGCGACGGCGGCGCTGCCGGTCTCGCGGTAGTGCGCTGAAAACAGCGCTGCGGTCACATCCCCAGACCCGTTCGCCTTAAACGGCAGATGCGGAGTGCGCACGATCCACGCGCCCTCACCGTCGACGGCTAGCATTTCGATGGTGCCCTCCGGGCGGTCGGGCTGCTCCACGCTCGTGACGAGCACGGTCGACGGCCCCATCGCGCGAGCGAGATCGACCGAATCGAGTGTTTCCGCGAGGGTCAGCGGCTCCGTTCCCGTCAGATAACCCAGCTCGAACTGGTTGGGGGTGATGATGTCGGCCACGGGCACAACACGGTCGCGCAGCAGGTCAGGGATCTCCGGCGCGACGAAGCATCCGGACTTCGCATTGCCCATCACCGGGTCGCACGCGTAGATCGCTGAGGGGTTGGCGGCCTTCACCCGCGTCACCGCATCGACGATGACTTCACCGATTCCGGTGCCGCCCTGGTACCCCGAGAGCACGAGGTCGATTTGAGGCAGAATGCCGCGGTCCTCGATCCCGAGGATCACGTCCTTCACTTCCTCGGGCGAGATGAGGGACCCGCGCCACGCTCCGTAACCGGTGTGGTTCGAGAAATTCACCGTGAAAACGGGCAGCACCTCCACTCCGATTCGCTGGAGCGGAAAAACGGCGGCCGAATTGCCGACGTGCCCGTAGGCAACAGCCGACTGAATCGAGAGAATCTTCACGGAACCCATCCTGCCGCTACTTCGGCACAACATCAGCCATATGTACGGGGCGTCCCTCTGTTTTTTGCGGGTCGGGCCGGATAGAGACGCCGGCTCTATCTGGCGGGCAGGGTGACGCCGGTGGCCTCCCATTCTCGCCCCGGCAGGCCGGTACGTGGTCGGCTAGCATTCGGATATGACACAGCCGCTTCCGATCGACGATGTCTCGATCGGCGGAGAGAGCATTCGTCTCGGGCAGTTCCTGAAATTTGCCGGACTCCTCGACTCCGGTGGAGACGTGAAAGAGGCCATCATCGACGGCCTCGTGACGGTGAACGGCGAAATTGATCGCCGACGCGGCAGGCAGCTGCAGCTGGGCGACATCGTCAGTTTCGACGGACGCAGCGTTCGCGTCTGCCCGTGAGGAGAGCGGCGCGGACGGAGCCTATGACGGCGGAGGGGCAGTCGTAATCGGGACGGTCGCCAGATGCGCGTCATGCGGCTCGCTCCCGCTTGTCGACGCTTCAGTCGCGGGTATCGCGGCCTGAACGTCAACCGGGAAGAGATGATTCAGGCCAATGGATGCCGTCGGCGGCAGAGCGATGTCGGCGGGTCGTGGTTCGTACATGTGGTTCCTCCTGGATGGGGCGTGTGGCGTTGAATGGTTTCGGTAAGTCGGCGGTCGTCTAGTCGTC is part of the Mycetocola zhujimingii genome and encodes:
- a CDS encoding glycosyltransferase produces the protein MINRFRRERLGLPRMSRLSDYLTMRGGDRAPVLYPFSRHVVPVPSDYPATAHVTGYWFRETTSTWEPPRDLLGFLQAGRPIVYVGFGSMGFGAKAEERGRIVLHALREAGVRAVLATGWGSLAAQSADDVFVDDVPHNWLFPRVDAVVHHGGSGTTAAGLRAGKPTLICPVLGDQPFWGRRVDELGVGPLPLPLPLRSAAPHTLAERIVELTFREEYAARLRKWTTRPDAQILQENRAALEASMQASPQRLPADEDD
- a CDS encoding glycosyltransferase, whose protein sequence is MFTFGTRGDIDPFAALAERLSTSGHVAMLAAPEPYRGAVSFGVKFEPMATAMDRVMRAGMSELSGPAQALTLARQMSAAMRTSLDEQWEIAQRFRPTIVAAHPKALGGTSFR
- a CDS encoding DUF421 domain-containing protein, with protein sequence MWFDSWADIVRILVVGSASYLTVVVVLRVSGKRTLSQLNAFDFVVTVALGSTLATILLSSDVAWAEGFAALAMLALLQFLVARISTRWPRARKAIAAEPVVLLREGILQDDAMRRNRLTTSEIHQAIRESGCGDLSQIAAVILETNGKMSVITSDKYGDGSAMEGVTSHP
- a CDS encoding DUF2254 domain-containing protein, producing MKRRAGSSEVRDSLRTQLWPVPLAAAIAAVVLGQFLPFLDRQLENNLSDAVSGLLFGGGPEAAQALMQTIAGSLVTVTSLTFSLTVVTLQLASSQFSPRLLRTFSRDRFVHTTLGLFLATFLFSLTVLRSIRSETSEGDGFVPKISITLAFGLTVASVIALVFFLGHLATQIRVETMMRDVHSEADEAIARIFPEDGSPEPEPVLSPEWDAAHIESPVSGFLLGVDVKTALAAAIESDTFVVIDAVPGASLIAGVPFARAWALDRAPIDDERKSVLSLGLGSSLSTGFERTSTQDAGFGLQQLLDVASRALSHGVNDPTTAVHAIGHISALLCSLAGLRTGPKFHADEEGRPRVVVGYPTFEDLLDQAMVQMRTYALDDPRTAGRVVRMLRELSWVVRQGPQSAALGLELDLLRAEITTAHVSPQTKELLLRDCAAVTAASRGSWLSP
- the pdxY gene encoding pyridoxal kinase PdxY produces the protein MKILSIQSAVAYGHVGNSAAVFPLQRIGVEVLPVFTVNFSNHTGYGAWRGSLISPEEVKDVILGIEDRGILPQIDLVLSGYQGGTGIGEVIVDAVTRVKAANPSAIYACDPVMGNAKSGCFVAPEIPDLLRDRVVPVADIITPNQFELGYLTGTEPLTLAETLDSVDLARAMGPSTVLVTSVEQPDRPEGTIEMLAVDGEGAWIVRTPHLPFKANGSGDVTAALFSAHYRETGSAAVALERTASSVFDLIELTYKSGQRELQLIEAQEFYAHPRLQFAAARVR
- a CDS encoding RNA-binding S4 domain-containing protein — its product is MTQPLPIDDVSIGGESIRLGQFLKFAGLLDSGGDVKEAIIDGLVTVNGEIDRRRGRQLQLGDIVSFDGRSVRVCP